The proteins below are encoded in one region of Brachyspira intermedia PWS/A:
- a CDS encoding (R)-mandelonitrile lyase, translating to MKNILLILFVLITAISCNSNNTNNTAYKYNAAPTNTVLIKNGEGQKSKGSSDYFTGDVEVETITSPNETSKFSVAYVTFQAGARSAWHTHPCGQHLIVIEGIGLTQEEGKPIQEFRAGDTLYCPSNIKHWHGASYDSPMKHIAITGDSNGNNVTWMEHVTDEEYYSYTNQ from the coding sequence ATGAAAAATATTTTATTAATTTTATTTGTTTTGATTACAGCAATATCATGCAATTCAAATAATACCAACAATACTGCTTATAAATATAATGCAGCACCTACAAACACGGTTTTAATTAAGAATGGAGAGGGACAAAAATCAAAAGGTTCATCTGATTATTTTACAGGCGATGTTGAAGTTGAGACTATAACTTCTCCAAATGAAACTTCAAAGTTTTCTGTAGCTTATGTTACATTTCAGGCAGGAGCAAGAAGTGCATGGCATACTCACCCATGCGGACAGCATTTAATAGTTATTGAAGGTATAGGACTTACTCAGGAAGAAGGAAAGCCTATACAAGAGTTCAGAGCTGGTGATACTTTATATTGTCCTTCCAACATAAAGCATTGGCATGGTGCTTCTTATGATTCACCTATGAAACATATTGCCATAACAGGAGATTCTAACGGCAACAATGTTACTTGGATGGAACATGTTACTGATGAAGAATATTACAGCTATACAAATCAATGA
- a CDS encoding tetratricopeptide repeat protein: protein MIDDFYKLANEAFDAGNYEKSIEYYDKLIFYNGDNAEIYNCRGLANNKLGKYKAALKDFNTALKLDNNNADIYYNKGLTEYDMGDYEKAIKDYTKSIKLDNTIGDVYNNRGLCYAALGEFEKSIKDFTCAIKLNKNDAEFYYNRGLAKYNLEDYQNALMDFDKAIEINPKYSNAYNNRGNVKDELNYNEEDIIADYDKSIEIDNNINAYFNKALYYDINENYEKALNLYNKVLEIDEYYIEAYGNRGFVLYKLNKYDEAIKDCNKAIELDSKYWILYLNRAEIKFEFAKKNIDDLKKLNDEAFEDINKSYELALEDEDNLNEFKDYVLELANKNFEAAIKFCKEHKLL from the coding sequence ATGATTGATGATTTTTACAAATTAGCAAATGAAGCATTCGATGCAGGAAATTATGAAAAGTCAATAGAATATTATGATAAACTAATATTTTATAATGGAGATAATGCGGAAATTTATAATTGCAGAGGACTTGCAAATAACAAGTTAGGTAAATATAAAGCTGCATTAAAAGATTTTAATACTGCTTTGAAATTAGATAATAATAATGCAGATATATATTATAATAAGGGTTTAACTGAATATGATATGGGTGATTATGAGAAAGCCATTAAAGATTACACTAAAAGTATAAAACTTGATAATACCATTGGCGATGTTTATAATAATAGAGGTTTATGTTATGCAGCATTAGGAGAATTTGAAAAGTCTATTAAAGATTTTACTTGTGCTATAAAATTAAATAAAAATGATGCAGAATTTTATTATAATAGAGGACTTGCAAAATATAATTTAGAAGATTATCAAAATGCATTAATGGATTTTGATAAAGCTATTGAAATAAATCCTAAGTACAGTAATGCCTATAATAACAGAGGAAATGTAAAGGATGAACTAAATTATAATGAAGAAGATATTATAGCAGATTATGATAAATCTATAGAAATTGATAATAATATAAATGCTTATTTTAATAAGGCATTATATTATGATATTAATGAAAATTATGAGAAGGCTTTAAATCTTTATAATAAAGTATTAGAGATAGATGAGTATTATATAGAGGCTTATGGAAATAGAGGTTTTGTTTTATATAAGTTAAATAAATACGATGAAGCCATTAAAGATTGCAATAAAGCTATTGAATTAGACAGTAAGTATTGGATTTTGTATTTAAATAGGGCAGAAATTAAATTTGAATTTGCTAAAAAAAATATTGATGATTTAAAAAAGTTAAATGATGAAGCATTTGAAGATATAAATAAATCATATGAGTTAGCTTTAGAAGATGAAGATAATTTAAATGAATTTAAAGATTATGTATTAGAATTAGCGAATAAAAATTTTGAAGCAGCAATTAAATTTTGTAAGGAGCATAAATTATTATGA
- a CDS encoding flavodoxin: MSLLISSTLLIGGLNAQSSKTLIVYFSWGGNTRTAANMIKNLTQADIFEVKTVEAYPSSYNDTVNQARKEQNDDFLPKLSANINNLANYDTIILCYPNWWGTIPQAVKQLLLTHDFSGKKIAPLCTHGGSRMGRSVTDITSLCPNSTILEGLSISGGSVNSSENNIKTWLQNINIL; the protein is encoded by the coding sequence ATGTCATTGCTTATTTCAAGCACATTATTAATAGGAGGTTTAAACGCTCAAAGTTCTAAAACATTAATCGTATATTTTTCTTGGGGCGGAAACACTAGAACAGCTGCCAATATGATAAAAAATCTTACTCAGGCAGATATATTTGAAGTAAAAACCGTTGAAGCATATCCAAGTTCTTATAATGATACTGTAAATCAGGCAAGAAAAGAACAAAATGATGATTTTTTACCAAAATTGAGTGCTAATATAAATAATTTAGCTAACTATGACACTATAATATTATGTTACCCTAATTGGTGGGGTACTATTCCGCAGGCAGTAAAACAATTATTATTAACTCATGATTTTAGCGGTAAAAAAATTGCTCCTTTATGCACTCATGGAGGAAGCAGAATGGGAAGAAGCGTTACTGATATAACTTCATTATGTCCTAATTCAACTATACTAGAAGGTTTGAGTATATCTGGAGGAAGCGTTAATAGTTCAGAAAATAATATAAAAACATGGCTTCAAAATATTAATATACTATAA
- a CDS encoding M24 family metallopeptidase: MNTNRLNRVINSMKEKDIYQFVITDRMSIYYLTNINIHSGERFLGLYINQDNEVHLINNQLFPLNNKDIDILYYSDTESAVKKLSKFVHKDKNIGIDKVMTSNFLLEMMELDIAKKYINASSCIDYVRMQKDEEEIKKMIKASKINDKSMKDIIDFVRVGMKELDALEELKLIYKRNGADGGFSFTPIIAFAENAANPHYSTGNTVIGDNGCLVIDMGCMHDGYCSDMTRTIFFGDPSDEAKKIYNTVKTANERAIDKVKEGLKFSDIDNEARSYITENGYGEYFTHRTGHCIGMDVHEYGDVSSVHHALLKEGMIFSIEPGIYCADKNTGVRIEDLILVTKDGHKNLNSFTKEMIIK; this comes from the coding sequence ATGAATACTAATAGATTAAACAGAGTTATTAACTCTATGAAAGAAAAAGATATTTATCAATTTGTTATAACAGACAGAATGTCTATATATTATCTTACAAATATTAATATACATTCAGGAGAAAGATTTTTAGGACTTTATATCAATCAGGATAATGAAGTTCATCTTATTAATAATCAGCTTTTCCCATTAAATAATAAAGATATAGATATTTTATATTATTCAGATACAGAAAGTGCGGTGAAAAAATTATCTAAATTTGTACATAAAGATAAAAATATTGGTATAGATAAAGTTATGACTTCTAATTTTTTACTTGAGATGATGGAATTAGACATAGCAAAAAAATATATAAATGCCTCTTCATGTATAGATTATGTGAGAATGCAAAAGGATGAAGAAGAAATAAAGAAGATGATTAAAGCTTCAAAAATCAATGATAAAAGTATGAAAGATATTATTGATTTTGTAAGAGTAGGTATGAAGGAGCTTGATGCTTTAGAGGAATTAAAACTTATATATAAAAGAAACGGAGCAGACGGAGGATTTTCATTTACTCCTATAATAGCTTTTGCAGAAAATGCTGCCAATCCTCATTATTCTACAGGCAATACTGTAATAGGTGATAATGGCTGTTTAGTTATAGATATGGGTTGTATGCATGACGGATATTGTTCAGATATGACTAGAACTATATTTTTCGGAGATCCTAGTGATGAGGCTAAAAAAATATACAATACAGTAAAAACTGCTAATGAAAGAGCCATTGATAAAGTAAAAGAAGGATTAAAATTTTCAGATATAGATAATGAAGCACGTTCTTATATAACAGAAAATGGATACGGTGAATATTTTACTCATAGAACAGGGCATTGTATAGGTATGGATGTTCATGAATATGGAGATGTTAGTTCCGTTCATCATGCATTATTAAAAGAGGGTATGATATTTTCAATAGAGCCAGGTATTTATTGTGCTGATAAAAATACAGGTGTGAGAATAGAAGATTTGATACTTGTAACTAAAGACGGACATAAAAATTTAAATAGCTTTACAAAAGAAATGATAATAAAATAA
- a CDS encoding DMT family transporter, with protein MKKFIPILPILSGIFWGGGGIFIRRLMELNINSFTVVSSRVIVASIIFFICVFLYDRSLIKIKLKDLWIFVSAGILGILGLNICYNEAVKQLSLSLSAVLLSLSPIFVLIFANIFFKEKITVKKVICMILALLGCFFASGVLETNETMHWTYFGIFIGFLGAFFYGLYSIFSKLAIIKNYNTLTVTLYALISIAIISLPFTDWKALSNVVVENGSGMLVFMLFHSLCTSVFPYAFFTIALGHMDAGKASILASGEPIAAMFFGIFFYHEIPTVLSVIGVLLTLTALTLLSLPEKNK; from the coding sequence ATGAAAAAGTTTATACCTATTCTTCCTATATTATCCGGTATATTTTGGGGCGGAGGCGGAATATTTATAAGAAGACTTATGGAATTGAATATTAATAGTTTTACTGTTGTTTCTTCAAGAGTTATCGTAGCAAGCATAATATTTTTTATATGTGTGTTTTTATATGACAGATCTTTAATAAAAATAAAATTAAAAGATTTATGGATATTCGTTTCAGCTGGCATACTTGGAATATTAGGGCTTAATATTTGTTATAATGAGGCAGTAAAGCAATTATCATTATCTTTATCTGCGGTACTTTTGAGTTTATCTCCTATATTTGTTTTGATATTTGCTAATATATTTTTTAAAGAGAAAATCACTGTAAAAAAAGTTATTTGTATGATATTAGCATTGCTTGGCTGTTTCTTTGCAAGCGGAGTACTTGAAACTAATGAAACTATGCATTGGACATATTTCGGTATATTTATAGGTTTTTTAGGAGCATTTTTCTATGGACTTTATAGTATATTTTCTAAACTTGCTATAATAAAAAACTATAATACATTAACTGTTACTTTATATGCATTAATAAGCATAGCCATAATATCATTGCCTTTTACCGATTGGAAAGCACTTTCAAATGTTGTAGTAGAAAATGGTTCTGGTATGTTGGTTTTTATGCTTTTTCATTCTCTTTGTACATCAGTATTTCCTTATGCATTTTTTACTATAGCTTTAGGACATATGGATGCTGGAAAGGCTTCTATATTGGCTTCAGGCGAACCTATAGCTGCAATGTTTTTCGGAATATTCTTTTATCATGAAATACCTACTGTGCTTTCTGTTATAGGCGTATTACTCACATTGACTGCTTTAACTTTGCTTAGTTTGCCTGAAAAAAATAAATAG
- a CDS encoding LysR family transcriptional regulator has product MDIKSLTYFLTAAREGSITKAANSLNLTQPNLSRQISNLEKEIGKKLFIRSNYSIKLTSDGVLLKKRAEEIIDMIEKTRMEFKSSDDVIAGDIYIGSAETYYMKLIADVIKSLRESHPNIIYHIHSGAYSEITEKLDKGLLDFGVLIGNIDSSKYDYIDIPYKEVYGLLMRKDSHLSKNKFIEKNDLFDIPIMCPKIFFNNKIQTSKFSEWIGNDFDKLNIILSYNLIYNAALMVEDGIGYALTIDKLVNTTNTSDLCFIKLNPRLEIELRVVWKKNQVFSEASKIFLEELKNKL; this is encoded by the coding sequence ATGGATATAAAGTCTTTAACATATTTTTTAACTGCTGCCAGAGAAGGAAGTATTACAAAAGCAGCAAATTCTCTTAATTTAACACAGCCTAATCTTTCAAGACAAATAAGTAATTTAGAGAAAGAAATTGGAAAGAAATTATTTATAAGAAGCAATTATAGTATAAAACTTACTTCAGATGGTGTTTTGCTCAAAAAGAGAGCAGAAGAAATTATTGATATGATAGAAAAAACCAGAATGGAGTTTAAATCTTCTGATGATGTTATAGCTGGAGATATTTATATAGGAAGTGCTGAAACTTACTATATGAAATTGATTGCAGATGTGATAAAATCTCTTAGAGAGTCTCATCCTAATATAATATACCATATTCATAGCGGTGCATATTCAGAAATTACAGAAAAACTTGATAAGGGACTTTTAGATTTTGGGGTGCTTATAGGAAATATAGATTCATCTAAATATGATTATATAGATATTCCTTATAAAGAGGTTTATGGATTATTGATGAGGAAAGATTCTCATTTATCTAAAAATAAATTCATAGAAAAAAATGATTTATTTGATATACCTATAATGTGTCCTAAAATATTTTTTAATAATAAAATACAGACTTCAAAATTTAGTGAATGGATAGGAAATGATTTTGATAAATTGAATATTATATTAAGTTATAATTTGATTTACAATGCTGCTTTAATGGTAGAAGATGGTATAGGATATGCTTTAACTATAGATAAATTAGTTAATACAACCAATACAAGCGATTTATGCTTTATAAAACTAAATCCAAGATTAGAAATAGAATTGAGAGTGGTTTGGAAGAAGAATCAAGTATTTTCAGAAGCTTCAAAAATATTTTTAGAAGAACTAAAAAATAAATTATAA
- a CDS encoding DUF4132 domain-containing protein produces MSNIYNEFVNLKYPIELKNIYILYSLYMDDETVLKLKNEVDYLTNNARGALAAHIVQCMALNGNKLVLVMLDSISLKYKNNQVKNAAKTALENVSSILGITRGELIDKIIPDFDFDNKGQKILSYGGEAQRTFTISINNDFSLSIKDNQNDKIIKSLPAPNNKDDKDTASKAKKELTELKKSIKNTVENQIIRLKKVLLNGRKWSYKGFKEVFVDNPLMNIFAQKLIWGIYDDNNKLIESFRYTEDGSFNTVYDEEYIFKDELKNKKNITLIHPIELDNEILLKWKNQLADYDIAQPIEQFNMIYELPEEKDINKNLEIVYHDKKVNPYALMKFASSLDMKKGEILDAGTFFEYNLKDEIAKIMFVIHFNYLMVGYVQEEDVDIERAVFYKLDEDNNFNFNCPSNPLELDKRFVSSICGLVKEL; encoded by the coding sequence TTGTCAAATATATATAATGAATTTGTTAATTTGAAATATCCTATAGAATTAAAAAATATATATATTCTTTACTCTTTATATATGGATGATGAAACAGTATTAAAATTAAAAAATGAAGTAGATTATTTAACTAATAATGCCAGAGGAGCATTGGCTGCACATATAGTACAATGTATGGCATTGAATGGAAATAAATTGGTACTTGTCATGCTTGATTCTATTTCTTTAAAATATAAAAATAATCAAGTTAAAAATGCTGCTAAAACTGCATTAGAAAATGTTTCTTCTATACTTGGAATTACAAGAGGTGAACTTATTGATAAAATAATACCTGATTTTGATTTTGACAATAAAGGACAAAAGATTTTATCCTATGGAGGAGAGGCTCAAAGAACTTTTACTATAAGCATAAACAATGATTTTAGTTTATCAATTAAAGATAATCAAAATGATAAAATAATAAAATCTCTTCCTGCTCCAAATAATAAAGATGATAAAGATACAGCCTCAAAAGCAAAAAAAGAATTAACAGAATTAAAAAAATCTATAAAAAATACTGTAGAAAATCAAATTATAAGACTTAAAAAAGTTCTGCTTAATGGTAGGAAATGGAGTTATAAAGGATTTAAAGAAGTATTTGTGGATAATCCTTTAATGAATATATTCGCTCAAAAACTTATATGGGGAATTTATGATGATAATAATAAATTAATAGAATCATTCAGATATACAGAAGACGGTTCTTTTAATACAGTGTATGATGAAGAATATATATTTAAAGATGAATTAAAAAATAAAAAAAATATAACATTAATTCACCCTATAGAACTTGATAATGAAATTTTATTGAAATGGAAAAATCAATTAGCAGATTATGATATTGCACAGCCTATAGAACAGTTTAATATGATTTATGAACTTCCTGAAGAAAAAGATATAAATAAAAATCTTGAAATAGTATATCATGATAAAAAAGTAAATCCTTATGCATTAATGAAATTTGCTTCTTCTCTTGATATGAAAAAAGGAGAAATTTTAGATGCTGGAACTTTTTTTGAATATAATTTAAAAGATGAAATTGCAAAAATAATGTTTGTTATTCATTTTAATTATTTGATGGTTGGTTATGTACAGGAAGAAGATGTTGATATTGAAAGAGCAGTATTTTATAAATTAGATGAAGATAATAATTTTAATTTTAATTGTCCAAGCAATCCTTTGGAATTAGATAAAAGATTTGTGTCTTCAATATGCGGTTTAGTAAAAGAGTTATAA
- a CDS encoding cyclophilin-like fold protein — translation MNAFTQTTRIKLTFGSNEIYAVITNSKAGNDFLSLLPLSVKAEDFNNTEKIFYLDKKLNIENEPDGINPKAGDITYYAPWGNIAIFYKNFRYSNNLIYLGKFENASDISKLSNMKGDFNIGIEKAN, via the coding sequence ATGAATGCATTTACTCAAACTACAAGAATAAAATTAACTTTTGGCAGCAATGAAATCTATGCAGTAATTACAAATTCAAAAGCAGGAAATGATTTTTTATCATTACTTCCTTTAAGTGTTAAAGCAGAAGATTTCAATAACACAGAAAAAATATTTTATTTAGATAAAAAACTAAATATAGAAAATGAACCAGATGGAATAAATCCTAAAGCTGGAGATATAACTTATTATGCTCCTTGGGGCAACATTGCTATATTTTATAAAAATTTCAGATATTCAAATAATTTAATTTATTTAGGAAAATTTGAAAATGCATCAGATATATCAAAACTTTCAAACATGAAAGGAGATTTTAATATAGGTATTGAAAAAGCAAATTGA
- a CDS encoding MerR family transcriptional regulator: MTISEVSELTGLSKDTLRYYEKIGIIPEISRNKSGIRIYNDYNLQCIKFSKSMRDLGISLDSIIKYIKLYKKGKNTLNERRSILINERDIMQRHINEMKMKLEILNKN, translated from the coding sequence ATGACTATATCAGAAGTAAGCGAATTAACAGGTTTATCAAAAGACACTTTAAGATATTATGAAAAAATAGGAATAATACCTGAAATAAGCAGAAACAAAAGCGGTATTAGAATTTACAATGATTATAATTTGCAATGCATAAAATTCTCAAAGTCAATGCGTGATCTAGGTATATCATTAGATTCAATAATTAAATATATAAAATTATACAAAAAAGGAAAAAACACCTTAAACGAAAGAAGATCAATACTAATAAATGAAAGAGATATTATGCAAAGACATATTAATGAAATGAAAATGAAATTAGAAATATTAAATAAAAATTAG
- a CDS encoding carboxymuconolactone decarboxylase family protein, producing MIVFSCIANSQSKGESLTMTEKAKNKYNELLKREASITKTNDADLESIFNNFLYGEVYNHGTLEPKLRELVTLVSLTASQGTDMIKDHVEIALNVGASPIEIKEALYQCSPYVGFPRVFAALEKANEVFKEKNISLPIESQSTVTEQTRFDKGLETQVSIFGDAIHAAHSNAAPNQKHIQNFLSANCFGDFYTRTGLDLKTRELLTFIMLISLGGAEPQATAHANANISMGNTKDMMLEAVTQCLPFIGYPRTLNAITIINNLK from the coding sequence GTGATAGTATTTTCATGCATAGCAAATTCACAAAGTAAAGGAGAAAGTTTAACTATGACAGAAAAAGCAAAAAACAAATATAATGAATTACTCAAAAGAGAAGCATCTATAACAAAAACTAATGATGCAGATTTAGAAAGTATATTTAATAATTTCTTATATGGAGAAGTTTATAATCATGGCACATTAGAACCTAAATTAAGAGAGCTTGTAACATTAGTTTCTTTAACTGCCTCACAAGGTACGGATATGATAAAAGATCATGTGGAAATAGCTTTGAATGTTGGAGCTAGCCCTATAGAGATAAAAGAAGCATTGTATCAATGTTCGCCTTATGTTGGATTTCCTAGAGTATTTGCTGCATTAGAAAAAGCAAATGAAGTATTTAAAGAAAAAAATATTTCGCTTCCTATAGAATCTCAATCAACAGTTACAGAACAAACTAGATTCGATAAAGGATTGGAAACTCAGGTAAGCATATTTGGAGATGCAATACATGCTGCTCATTCAAATGCTGCCCCTAATCAGAAACATATACAGAATTTCTTATCAGCTAATTGTTTCGGAGATTTCTATACAAGAACAGGTTTGGATTTGAAAACTAGAGAGCTTTTAACATTCATAATGCTTATTTCATTAGGAGGAGCAGAACCTCAGGCAACAGCACATGCTAATGCTAATATATCAATGGGCAATACTAAAGATATGATGCTTGAAGCGGTAACTCAATGTCTTCCTTTTATAGGATATCCAAGAACATTGAATGCAATAACAATAATTAACAATCTAAAATAA
- a CDS encoding flavodoxin → MKNLIFILLSIIILSSCSNENNPDKIIKTDYIVSNIENSEIENNKTENINYTQSGSKILIAYFTWSDNTVVENPASIDVDAETSASVLSPGNAELIATWIQEETGGDLFSIKTQNKYSSDYDECLNQARKERDNNERPALTDKVNNIDDYDVIFLGFPNWWYTCPMAVFTFVESYDLSGKTIIPFCTHGTGGLSRTIRDLKKLLPDNCKVLDPIGVYRPEVKNSKSKVLDWVRKLDY, encoded by the coding sequence ATGAAGAACTTAATCTTTATACTTTTATCAATAATTATATTATCATCATGCAGTAATGAAAATAATCCTGACAAAATAATAAAAACAGATTACATAGTTTCTAATATAGAAAATTCAGAAATTGAAAATAATAAAACAGAAAATATAAATTACACTCAAAGCGGTTCAAAAATATTAATAGCATATTTCACTTGGTCAGATAACACAGTAGTAGAAAATCCAGCCTCTATTGATGTAGACGCTGAAACTTCTGCAAGCGTACTTTCTCCGGGCAATGCTGAATTAATAGCTACTTGGATACAGGAAGAAACAGGAGGAGATTTATTCAGCATAAAAACACAAAATAAATATTCAAGCGATTATGATGAATGTTTGAACCAGGCTAGAAAAGAAAGGGATAATAATGAAAGACCGGCACTAACTGATAAAGTTAATAATATAGATGATTATGATGTAATATTTTTAGGCTTTCCAAATTGGTGGTATACATGTCCTATGGCAGTATTTACATTTGTTGAAAGCTATGATTTATCAGGGAAAACTATAATACCATTTTGTACGCATGGAACAGGAGGACTTTCAAGAACAATAAGAGATTTAAAAAAATTACTTCCAGACAACTGCAAAGTATTAGATCCTATAGGAGTATACAGACCAGAAGTAAAAAATTCAAAAAGTAAAGTTTTGGATTGGGTGAGAAAATTAGATTATTAA
- a CDS encoding DUF4405 domain-containing protein: MKKIIKIIVDIIMTLLFFILMAYHFTGDAIHEYLGFSLFIFFILHHILNFNWYKNLPKGKYNFNRALNTFINTMLFICMAGLMISGILFSQRVLGFLNIHNSGMFTRHLHMISNSWGFIFMSAHLGMHWGMFINMSKKFINIKKQISITIASLIALYGIISFIKRGLYNKMFLLVEFAFFNYEEPVIFFFMDYVSIMGLFIFISYYLQAFNNRKSNLKISSK, encoded by the coding sequence ATGAAGAAAATAATTAAAATAATAGTAGATATAATAATGACTTTGCTTTTTTTCATTTTAATGGCATATCATTTTACAGGCGATGCTATACATGAATATTTAGGTTTCTCACTTTTTATATTTTTCATACTTCATCATATACTAAATTTTAATTGGTATAAAAACTTGCCAAAAGGAAAATACAATTTTAACAGAGCATTAAATACATTTATTAATACTATGCTTTTTATATGTATGGCAGGACTAATGATAAGCGGTATACTATTTTCTCAAAGGGTATTAGGTTTTCTTAATATTCACAATAGCGGAATGTTCACAAGACACCTACATATGATTTCAAACTCTTGGGGATTTATATTTATGTCTGCACATTTAGGAATGCATTGGGGTATGTTTATAAATATGAGCAAAAAATTTATAAATATAAAAAAGCAAATATCTATAACAATAGCTTCATTAATAGCCTTATATGGTATTATTTCATTTATTAAAAGAGGCTTGTATAATAAAATGTTTTTACTTGTGGAGTTTGCTTTCTTTAATTATGAAGAGCCTGTAATATTTTTCTTTATGGATTATGTATCTATAATGGGCTTATTTATATTTATATCATATTATTTGCAGGCTTTCAATAATAGAAAATCTAATCTTAAAATATCTAGTAAATGA
- a CDS encoding aldo/keto reductase: MNTIKLNNNVEMPILGFGVYRVEDYEECKKACLYAIEAGYRHIDTASIYLNEKAVGDAIKESGINRKEMFITTKLWIQDADYDKAKKAFQISMEKLGLDYLDLYLIHMPFGNYYAAWKAMEELYEAGYIKAIGCCNFYKDRLIDFVAHSKITPAINQIETHPFFQRWEDQDLMKEYNITLESWGPLAEGKNNIFNNEILKTIGKKYNKTVAQVILRWLTQRNIPIIPKSVNKERIIENSKIFDFTLDDNDMNIIKTLDNNKNIIFLNDDAEFIKQLLKLKY; encoded by the coding sequence ATGAATACTATAAAATTAAATAATAACGTTGAAATGCCTATTCTAGGATTTGGAGTATACAGAGTAGAAGATTATGAGGAATGCAAAAAAGCATGTCTTTATGCCATTGAAGCAGGATACAGACATATAGACACAGCATCAATATATCTTAATGAAAAAGCTGTTGGAGATGCCATAAAAGAAAGCGGAATCAACAGAAAAGAAATGTTTATCACCACTAAATTATGGATACAGGATGCAGATTATGATAAGGCAAAGAAAGCATTTCAAATATCTATGGAAAAATTAGGATTGGATTATTTAGATTTATACTTAATTCATATGCCTTTTGGTAATTATTATGCAGCTTGGAAGGCAATGGAGGAATTGTATGAAGCCGGATATATAAAAGCCATAGGATGCTGCAATTTCTATAAAGATAGATTAATAGATTTTGTAGCACATAGTAAAATAACACCTGCAATTAATCAAATAGAAACTCATCCATTTTTTCAAAGATGGGAAGATCAGGATTTAATGAAAGAATATAATATAACATTAGAATCTTGGGGACCTTTAGCAGAAGGAAAAAATAATATTTTCAATAATGAAATATTAAAAACTATAGGCAAAAAATACAATAAAACTGTAGCCCAAGTTATTTTAAGATGGCTAACACAAAGAAATATACCTATCATTCCAAAGAGTGTAAATAAAGAGAGAATAATAGAAAACTCTAAAATATTCGATTTCACATTAGATGATAATGACATGAATATTATAAAAACTTTGGATAATAATAAAAACATAATATTTCTTAATGATGATGCTGAGTTTATAAAGCAATTATTAAAATTAAAATATTAA